The Fimbriimonas ginsengisoli Gsoil 348 genome window below encodes:
- a CDS encoding DEAD/DEAH box helicase has product MHLDEAAIARCFDGATFARGKECARSRRVVNSEWDSEAGMIFSEVTGTELLPYEQETALWRERGRLRINGTCTCPVGKNCKHVAAAVLRIAQDEPWIEVPDEEGFDLSDPLVSVQPSFPADLARWLSNVEERLLPEPELPPNADEVRYIVRIGSPEHPDRYAAVDLLTTRLAKNAVPGKRNHISMNAIRSNNLPKFIRRVDLSLIKGISRNLTTADYETASFRLEGVEGMRYLEAMLETGRCRWGALDGPVLRLGEVREAAAEWKVNRNGKQSFDLRVPNGVLLPTTPLFYVDHRTGECGPVDTGLPSDVALALLRAPDVLPEFAGMVRTELARYFPNRPDLLPVEQQATIDASTPPTPVLHVSRQLVPYDAGYGWRDGARTYLVPIATLKFEYGGYAAIGTSDIRRKQPDGTLRIIQRRLEEERTAERRLYAAGWKSGQYLYGWRFNRDQQKALVMVPESPNAAGETQTQAFFEFLANYLPVLRQQGWKIEIEDEPQALPPEAIEWQIAAKPEGNDWFDLDLGLIVDGEKIELRPILLQALGLLLRGGKARRIEDVPDSDRIYHQLPDGRILTLPVSRLKPLVQSLVELFGPVAEWSAELRLPSQRAAELATLDDAASGGAFSVDLPEKLRELSQRLASFERITPFPPPASLKGELRPYQADGLSWLQFLREYGFAGILADDMGLGKTVQTLSHILAEKEAGRLDRPVLIVAPTSTMPNWRHECERFAPSLRVLTLQGLGRAKHFPEISENDIVLTTYPLLTRDKEALNAHEYHLVVLDEAQNIKNPVTSAAKAACALRTRHRLCLSGTPVENNLDELWSLLHFLMPGLLGGLTEFRRTFRSPIENHGDKAVRERLSRRIRPFILRRTKEQVATELPPKTEVVERVELAGPQRELYETLRLAMDKRVRDLIAGQGLERSRIEILDALLKLRQACCDPRLVKLDSAKEVKGSAKLDRLMEMLEELRGEGKRVLLFSQFTSMLDLIEKRLREAEWNWVRISGDTQDRETPVKRFQAGEVPLFLISLKAGGTGLNLTAADTVIHYDPWWNPAVERQATDRAHRIGQEKSVFVFKLVAAGTVEDKILELQERKARLAGSLFDENAAAAAALTADDLKWVFE; this is encoded by the coding sequence GTGCACCTTGACGAAGCCGCAATCGCCCGGTGCTTTGACGGCGCGACCTTTGCTCGGGGCAAGGAGTGCGCCCGCAGCCGGCGCGTGGTCAACTCGGAGTGGGATTCCGAGGCAGGAATGATCTTCAGCGAGGTCACCGGCACCGAGCTGCTGCCGTACGAGCAGGAGACTGCTCTGTGGCGAGAGAGGGGGCGGCTGCGAATCAATGGAACCTGTACCTGCCCGGTCGGCAAGAACTGCAAGCACGTTGCCGCCGCCGTGCTGAGGATCGCCCAAGACGAGCCTTGGATCGAAGTTCCGGATGAAGAAGGGTTTGACCTTTCCGACCCGCTCGTGAGCGTGCAACCAAGTTTCCCGGCTGACCTCGCCCGCTGGCTTTCGAACGTCGAGGAGCGGCTCCTTCCCGAACCGGAGCTTCCCCCGAACGCCGACGAGGTGCGCTACATCGTCCGAATCGGCTCTCCCGAGCATCCCGATCGGTACGCCGCGGTCGACCTCCTCACGACTCGCTTGGCGAAGAACGCTGTCCCCGGCAAGCGCAACCACATCTCGATGAACGCGATCCGCTCGAACAATCTTCCCAAGTTCATCCGGCGGGTCGACCTGTCGCTCATCAAAGGGATCTCCCGGAACCTGACGACCGCCGACTACGAGACCGCATCCTTCCGACTGGAAGGAGTGGAGGGGATGCGTTACCTGGAAGCAATGCTGGAGACCGGGCGATGCCGGTGGGGCGCTTTGGATGGCCCGGTCTTACGTCTTGGGGAAGTGCGCGAAGCCGCCGCCGAGTGGAAAGTGAATCGCAACGGCAAGCAAAGTTTCGATCTGCGCGTGCCGAACGGAGTTCTACTGCCGACGACGCCTCTCTTCTATGTGGACCATCGCACGGGCGAATGCGGCCCCGTGGACACCGGCCTCCCATCGGACGTCGCCCTCGCCCTGCTTCGGGCGCCGGACGTTTTGCCGGAATTCGCGGGCATGGTTCGGACGGAGCTCGCCCGCTACTTCCCCAATCGTCCCGACCTCCTGCCGGTCGAGCAGCAGGCCACCATCGACGCCTCTACTCCTCCCACCCCGGTTCTGCACGTCTCTCGCCAGCTCGTGCCGTACGATGCCGGTTATGGGTGGCGCGATGGTGCGCGAACCTACCTGGTTCCGATCGCGACGCTCAAGTTCGAGTACGGCGGATATGCGGCGATCGGGACGTCCGATATCCGGCGGAAGCAGCCGGATGGAACCCTCCGCATCATTCAGCGGCGGCTAGAAGAAGAGAGGACGGCTGAGCGCCGCCTCTACGCCGCCGGGTGGAAGTCGGGGCAATACCTTTACGGCTGGCGCTTCAATCGCGACCAGCAAAAAGCCCTGGTGATGGTACCGGAATCTCCGAACGCCGCCGGCGAAACCCAGACCCAGGCGTTTTTCGAGTTTCTCGCCAACTACCTTCCGGTCCTCCGGCAGCAAGGTTGGAAGATCGAAATCGAGGATGAGCCGCAGGCGCTTCCTCCCGAGGCGATCGAATGGCAAATCGCCGCCAAGCCGGAAGGAAACGACTGGTTCGACCTCGATCTTGGGCTCATCGTAGACGGCGAAAAGATTGAGCTGCGTCCCATTCTCCTGCAAGCGCTCGGGCTCCTCTTGCGGGGCGGAAAGGCGCGGCGCATCGAGGACGTTCCGGACTCCGACCGTATTTACCACCAGTTGCCGGACGGCCGAATCCTCACCCTGCCGGTAAGCCGTCTGAAACCCTTGGTCCAGTCGCTCGTTGAGCTGTTCGGCCCCGTCGCCGAGTGGTCGGCAGAGCTTCGCCTGCCGAGCCAGCGTGCGGCGGAGCTCGCAACATTGGACGATGCCGCCTCCGGCGGCGCCTTCTCGGTCGACCTGCCGGAGAAGCTTCGCGAGCTGTCTCAACGGCTGGCCTCGTTCGAGCGGATCACACCGTTTCCGCCGCCGGCCTCGTTGAAAGGCGAGCTCCGGCCATACCAGGCGGACGGTTTATCTTGGCTCCAGTTCCTTCGCGAGTACGGCTTCGCCGGCATCTTGGCCGACGACATGGGGCTTGGGAAGACGGTCCAAACGCTCTCTCACATTCTTGCCGAAAAGGAAGCAGGACGCCTCGATCGCCCCGTGCTTATCGTCGCCCCCACCAGCACGATGCCAAACTGGCGGCACGAATGCGAGCGGTTCGCCCCATCGCTCCGCGTGCTTACGCTTCAAGGCCTCGGCCGGGCCAAGCATTTCCCGGAGATTTCTGAGAACGACATCGTTCTGACCACTTATCCGTTGCTCACCCGCGACAAGGAGGCGCTGAACGCGCACGAGTACCACCTCGTGGTGCTGGATGAGGCTCAAAACATCAAGAACCCCGTCACCTCCGCCGCTAAAGCGGCTTGCGCTTTGCGGACGCGCCACCGCCTTTGCCTGAGCGGGACTCCGGTGGAAAACAACCTGGACGAGCTCTGGTCGCTGCTCCACTTCCTCATGCCGGGCTTACTGGGCGGCCTCACCGAGTTCCGCCGCACCTTCCGTTCGCCGATCGAGAACCACGGCGACAAGGCGGTGCGAGAACGATTGAGCCGCCGAATCCGGCCGTTCATTCTGCGGAGGACAAAGGAGCAGGTCGCGACCGAGCTACCGCCCAAGACCGAGGTGGTGGAGCGGGTGGAGCTGGCCGGTCCGCAGCGGGAGCTCTACGAGACGCTGCGGTTGGCGATGGACAAGCGCGTACGAGACCTTATCGCTGGCCAAGGGCTTGAACGGAGCCGGATCGAGATCCTCGACGCCCTCCTCAAGCTCCGCCAGGCATGCTGCGACCCTCGCCTGGTCAAACTCGACTCCGCCAAAGAGGTCAAGGGCTCGGCAAAGCTCGACCGGTTGATGGAGATGCTGGAAGAGCTGCGCGGCGAAGGCAAGCGGGTCCTCCTCTTCTCCCAGTTCACCAGCATGCTGGATCTCATCGAAAAGCGCCTGCGGGAGGCCGAATGGAATTGGGTGCGGATCAGTGGGGACACCCAAGACCGCGAAACTCCCGTCAAGCGGTTCCAAGCCGGCGAGGTGCCGCTGTTCCTCATCAGCCTCAAAGCCGGCGGCACCGGGCTAAATCTCACCGCCGCCGACACCGTGATCCACTACGACCCCTGGTGGAACCCCGCCGTCGAACGCCAGGCAACCGACCGCGCCCACCGGATCGGCCAAGAGAAGTCGGTCTTCGTCTTCAAGCTCGTAGCCGCCGGAACTGTCGAAGACAAAATCCTCGAGCTTCAGGAACGAAAAGCCCGCCTCGCCGGCTCCCTCTTCGACGAAAACGCCGCCGCCGCCGCCGCATTAACCGCCGACGATCTAAAGTGGGTCTTCGAGTAG
- a CDS encoding Gfo/Idh/MocA family protein, which produces MRIGIIGCGIIAQHHMEEYNRIDGAEMVAFCDVNKAAAEAAALKFGPGDVTSNIQDVLGRNDIDAVDICLHNNLHMPATVAALRAGKHVYCEKPMAGSYRDAVTMLETAKETGKKLHIQLATLYSNETRAARELIEGGHLGDVYHARSSGFRRRGRPYVDGYGTPAFVQKKQASGGALYDMGVYHISQILYLLGNPKVERVTGKTYQRIDMDANRRSISNYDVEEMASGFVRFEGDRSMELTESWAANLDNFDGSFLLGSKGGIRLSPFGFFTNIGNLEMKATADLGSARFRWDTVVGDGPVYGSSQGHWIAALEGKAPLLPTAEVALNTMLISEAIYLSQERGREVTADEVLEASVSKAIGL; this is translated from the coding sequence ATGAGAATCGGCATCATCGGCTGCGGCATCATCGCCCAGCACCACATGGAAGAGTACAACCGGATCGACGGCGCCGAGATGGTGGCGTTCTGCGACGTGAACAAAGCGGCCGCGGAAGCCGCCGCCCTCAAATTTGGGCCGGGCGACGTAACCTCAAACATCCAGGACGTGCTCGGCCGGAACGATATCGACGCGGTCGATATATGCCTCCACAACAATCTGCATATGCCGGCGACGGTCGCCGCTCTCCGGGCGGGGAAGCACGTTTACTGTGAGAAGCCGATGGCGGGGAGCTACCGGGACGCGGTGACGATGCTGGAAACGGCTAAAGAGACGGGCAAGAAGCTGCATATCCAGCTCGCTACGCTTTACTCGAACGAGACCCGCGCGGCGCGGGAGCTGATCGAAGGGGGCCACCTTGGGGATGTCTATCATGCTCGCAGCAGCGGCTTCCGCCGTCGTGGACGCCCGTACGTAGACGGCTACGGCACGCCGGCGTTCGTTCAGAAGAAGCAGGCATCCGGCGGGGCCTTATATGACATGGGGGTGTATCACATCTCCCAGATCCTGTACCTTCTCGGAAATCCGAAGGTAGAGCGGGTGACCGGAAAAACTTACCAGCGGATCGATATGGACGCGAACCGGCGGTCGATCTCCAATTACGACGTGGAGGAGATGGCGTCCGGATTCGTGAGGTTCGAGGGGGACCGGTCGATGGAGCTGACCGAGTCTTGGGCGGCGAACCTGGATAATTTCGACGGCTCGTTCTTGCTGGGCAGCAAGGGAGGGATTCGGCTGAGCCCGTTCGGGTTCTTCACGAACATCGGCAACTTAGAGATGAAGGCTACCGCCGACCTCGGGTCGGCCCGCTTCCGGTGGGATACGGTGGTTGGAGACGGCCCGGTGTACGGGAGCAGTCAGGGGCATTGGATCGCGGCGTTGGAGGGGAAGGCGCCGCTGTTGCCGACGGCGGAGGTCGCGCTGAATACGATGCTGATCTCGGAAGCGATCTACCTCTCGCAGGAACGCGGACGCGAGGTCACGGCCGATGAGGTTTTGGAGGCGTCGGTGTCGAAGGCGATTGGGTTGTAG
- a CDS encoding DUF1800 domain-containing protein, whose translation MDLREKIAHLYRRFGLGASYEEVEGAVPYGLEGTIVRLIESSKPYEFEPGPYEFIWYNQVDPDAAAEYFRRWWMLRMLCSTDPVSDRMALFWHGHFAVSSEKVMFGPMMLEYLQAIQRYGCGSFRKLLGEMVKSPALLEYLDMPRSIKGRPNENLPRELMELYTLGVGNYSEDDVREAARALTGWGYINVFFELPGSNRQRIEESVRLDRPFTGFAPAMAMHDAGDKTFLGRKGNLTAEEVLDILAKHPATAIHLAKKLWEYFAYPDPDEGALAPVVAAWVGNDGDIRKALGAIARSPDFYSDRCVRQKVKSPVDYTLGLMRAAGVGPATLALRQRPGTFEEPLPQLIHQVLYSLLTSMDRQGQSLFRPSDPSGWKEGRGWATAGAMSERLGLRIPFNTPDKGDDAIIKRIRAFVADAKPKKGAEVLDRLCLLFDWMPTPESRAVLERIWQGTPSVYLNDLWQFYPRLTKTLNAVAAAPETHFC comes from the coding sequence ATGGATCTACGGGAGAAGATTGCGCATCTCTACCGTAGGTTTGGCCTCGGAGCCTCTTATGAGGAGGTCGAAGGGGCCGTACCCTATGGACTCGAAGGCACGATCGTCCGCCTGATCGAGTCTTCCAAGCCATACGAATTCGAGCCTGGACCGTACGAGTTCATTTGGTACAACCAGGTCGACCCCGATGCCGCCGCGGAATATTTTCGCCGCTGGTGGATGCTGCGGATGCTCTGCTCCACCGACCCAGTGTCCGATCGCATGGCGCTTTTCTGGCATGGCCATTTCGCCGTCTCCAGCGAAAAAGTCATGTTCGGCCCGATGATGCTGGAGTATCTACAAGCCATCCAGCGCTACGGTTGCGGCTCGTTTCGAAAGCTTCTCGGCGAGATGGTGAAGTCGCCCGCGCTGCTCGAATACCTCGACATGCCGCGCAGCATCAAAGGGCGCCCCAACGAAAATCTGCCGCGCGAGCTGATGGAGCTCTACACCCTCGGCGTTGGCAATTATTCCGAAGACGACGTTCGAGAAGCGGCTCGAGCCTTGACCGGATGGGGCTACATCAACGTCTTTTTCGAGTTGCCGGGTTCGAATCGGCAGCGGATCGAGGAATCGGTTCGGCTCGACCGCCCGTTTACCGGGTTCGCGCCCGCCATGGCGATGCACGACGCGGGTGATAAAACTTTCTTGGGCCGGAAAGGAAATCTAACTGCCGAAGAGGTGCTGGATATCCTCGCCAAGCATCCCGCTACCGCGATTCACCTCGCAAAGAAGCTCTGGGAATACTTTGCCTACCCAGATCCCGACGAAGGCGCCCTGGCCCCCGTAGTAGCGGCTTGGGTGGGTAACGACGGCGATATTCGAAAGGCTCTCGGAGCGATCGCGCGTTCGCCCGATTTCTATTCCGACCGGTGCGTTCGCCAAAAGGTCAAGAGCCCCGTCGATTACACCCTGGGCCTGATGCGGGCCGCCGGCGTCGGGCCAGCTACTTTGGCGTTGCGGCAGCGGCCGGGAACCTTCGAAGAGCCGCTGCCCCAGCTAATTCACCAAGTCCTCTATTCGCTTCTCACTAGCATGGATCGACAAGGTCAGTCGCTGTTTCGCCCGAGCGATCCGTCGGGCTGGAAAGAAGGCCGTGGCTGGGCTACTGCTGGGGCGATGTCCGAACGGCTGGGGCTGAGGATTCCGTTCAACACCCCGGACAAGGGAGACGATGCGATCATCAAACGCATCCGCGCCTTCGTTGCCGACGCGAAACCGAAGAAAGGAGCCGAGGTGCTCGACCGGCTGTGCCTTCTCTTCGATTGGATGCCAACCCCTGAGAGTCGAGCTGTCTTGGAGCGGATTTGGCAGGGAACCCCCTCTGTATATCTGAACGACCTTTGGCAGTTCTATCCTCGCCTGACCAAGACGCTGAACGCCGTCGCCGCTGCTCCCGAAACCCACTTTTGCTAA
- a CDS encoding LamG-like jellyroll fold domain-containing protein gives MTKLFLLIAAVAAQTGTPTSVKVPLKIDGTTLAKSDYVATGNVSARADAIVLDGGHIELSAARQKSFDSQLTKPTSLILTLADLSTSNTGAMTLGQLHLMRTDNIWFLVNQSDGQWRQTEIGQVTDAAPLKLAFVFDGKKADLYRDGKPVGSTPYEPKGAQKLVLGSTADDKGPWKGEIREFEILTKGLKPEEVALRANPKPVQPSSETPTSAQAETKSTTVEAELVGVTAVPAPDTIKPYVDALIVDEYKVVSVTSGHIRNADAGKSIRVAHWGIVAGKKTAVADYAKGDKRTLILEKFADHPAVEHQYTINDLPDDFAMPYLLDVTTKRAGK, from the coding sequence ATGACGAAGCTGTTCTTGCTGATCGCGGCCGTGGCCGCCCAAACCGGAACCCCGACCAGCGTCAAGGTTCCGCTGAAGATCGACGGGACGACGCTGGCAAAGAGCGATTACGTGGCCACTGGAAACGTCTCCGCCCGCGCGGATGCGATCGTGCTCGACGGCGGCCATATCGAACTCTCCGCCGCTCGGCAGAAATCGTTCGATTCCCAGCTCACAAAGCCCACCTCCCTCATCCTAACGTTAGCCGACCTTTCCACTTCGAACACTGGCGCCATGACGCTCGGGCAGCTCCACCTGATGCGCACCGACAATATCTGGTTCCTCGTGAACCAGTCGGACGGACAGTGGCGGCAGACGGAGATCGGCCAAGTGACCGACGCCGCCCCGCTCAAGCTCGCCTTCGTCTTTGACGGCAAGAAGGCTGACCTGTATCGGGACGGGAAGCCGGTCGGCTCCACGCCCTACGAGCCCAAGGGGGCTCAAAAGCTCGTCCTCGGTTCAACCGCCGACGACAAGGGACCCTGGAAAGGCGAGATCCGCGAATTTGAAATTCTCACCAAGGGGTTAAAACCGGAAGAGGTCGCCCTCCGTGCCAATCCGAAGCCGGTTCAACCCAGCTCCGAAACCCCCACCTCGGCCCAAGCCGAGACGAAGAGCACGACGGTCGAAGCCGAGCTCGTCGGTGTCACCGCCGTTCCCGCGCCGGACACGATCAAGCCGTACGTGGACGCGCTCATCGTAGACGAGTACAAAGTGGTCTCCGTGACCTCCGGTCATATCCGCAACGCCGATGCCGGCAAATCGATCCGCGTCGCCCACTGGGGCATCGTCGCCGGCAAGAAGACCGCCGTGGCCGACTACGCGAAAGGGGACAAGCGAACCTTGATTCTCGAGAAGTTCGCCGACCATCCTGCGGTCGAGCACCAATACACGATCAACGATCTCCCCGACGACTTCGCCATGCCATACCTCCTCGACGTCACCACCAAACGAGCCGGAAAGTAA